In Drosophila willistoni isolate 14030-0811.24 chromosome XR unlocalized genomic scaffold, UCI_dwil_1.1 Seg144, whole genome shotgun sequence, one DNA window encodes the following:
- the LOC6638990 gene encoding uncharacterized protein LOC6638990, which produces MSVQYPKKFFVIAFAVIAAASAASIATDYLPPVDNNLEAASEEFAVETPLADDGYRYKTVRRLKLRHRRDVSELPSAEYLPPVEAASEEVAVETPLADDGYRYKTVRRVIRRRRDVNELPSAEYLPPVEAASEEVAVETPLADDGYRYKTVRRVIRRRRDVNELPSAEYLPPVEAASEEVAVETPLADDGYRYKTVRRVIRRRRDVNELPSAEYLPPVEAASEEVAVETPLADDGYRYKTVRRVIRRRRDVNELPSAEYLPPVEAASEEVAVETPLADDGYRYKTVRRVIRRRRDVNELPSAEYLPPVEAASEEVAVETPLADDGYRYKTVRRVIRRRRDVNELPSAEYLPPVEAASEEVAVETPLADDGYRYKTVRRVIRRRRDVNELPSAEYLPPVEAASEEVAVETPLADDGYRYKTVRRVIRRRRDVSELPSAEYLPPVEAASAVSPIIDVPAEQTVLADDGYRYKTVRRLKLRRH; this is translated from the exons ATGAGTGTTCAATATCCCAAG AAATTCTTTGTTATTGCCTTTGCTGTAATCGCAGCTGCTTCAGCCGCTTCTATTGCCACGGATTACCTTCCCCCAGTGGACAACAACTTGGAAGCTGCTTCCGAAGAATTTGCCGTTGAGACTCCTTTGGCTGATGATGGATACCGATACAAGACCGTGCGTCGTCTTAAGCTGCGCCATCGTCGTGATGTAAGCGAGCTGCCCTCCGCCGAATACCTGCCCCCAGTTGAAGCTGCTTCCGAGGAGGTTGCAGTGGAGACCCCTTTGGCTGATGATGGTTACCGTTACAAGACTGTCCGTCGTGTGATCCGTCGTCGTCGTGATGTTAACGAGCTGCCCTCTGCCGAATACCTGCCCCCAGTTGAAGCTGCTTCCGAGGAGGTTGCCGTTGAGACCCCTTTGGCTGATGATGGTTACCGTTACAAGACTGTCCGTCGTGTGATCCGTCGTCGTCGTGATGTTAACGAGCTGCCATCTGCCGAATACCTGCCCCCAGTTGAAGCTGCTTCCGAGGAGGTTGCCGTTGAGACCCCTTTGGCTGATGATGGCTACCGTTACAAGACTGTCCGTCGTGTGATCCGTCGTCGTCGTGATGTTAACGAGCTGCCCTCCGCCGAATACCTGCCCCCAGTTGAAGCTGCTTCCGAGGAGGTTGCCGTTGAGACCCCTTTGGCTGATGATGGTTACCGTTACAAGACTGTCCGTCGTGTGATCCGTCGTCGTCGTGATGTTAACGAGCTGCCCTCCGCCGAATACCTGCCCCCAGTTGAAGCTGCTTCCGAGGAGGTTGCCGTTGAGACCCCTTTGGCTGATGATGGTTACCGTTACAAGACTGTCCGTCGTGTGATCCGTCGTCGTCGTGATGTTAACGAGCTGCCCTCCGCCGAATACCTGCCCCCAGTTGAAGCTGCTTCCGAGGAGGTTGCCGTTGAGACCCCTTTGGCTGATGATGGTTACCGTTACAAGACTGTCCGTCGTGTGATCCGTCGTCGTCGTGATGTTAACGAGCTGCCCTCCGCCGAATACCTGCCCCCAGTTGAAGCTGCTTCCGAGGAGGTTGCCGTTGAGACCCCTTTGGCTGATGATGGTTACCGTTACAAGACTGTCCGTCGTGTGATCCGTCGTCGTCGTGATGTTAACGAGCTGCCCTCCGCCGAATACCTGCCCCCAGTTGAAGCTGCTTCCGAGGAGGTTGCCGTTGAGACCCCTTTGGCTGATGATGGTTACCGTTACAAGACTGTCCGTCGTGTGATCCGTCGTCGTCGTGATGTTAGCGAGTTGCCCTCTGCCGAATACCTGCCTCCAGTTGAGGCTGCCTCTGCCGTTTCACCAATCATCGATGTGCCTGCTGAGCAGACCGTGTTGGCTGATGATGGCTACCGCTACAAGACCGTCCGTCGTCTTAAGCTTCGCCGCCATTAA
- the LOC6638989 gene encoding uncharacterized protein LOC6638989 translates to MKLAKKCSTYLVICLVLMACLMQETEATRRVNRGRRTLTRRYFSGLAIPGWALIVCVAIAELLVGGALYFVMYKVILAKEPDEATTYTPAQTHETAASPTPTHATTVA, encoded by the exons ATGAAGTTGGCTAAGAAGTGTTCCACATACTTGGTGATATGCCTGG TTCTTATGGCCTGTTTGATGCAGGAAACGGAGGCCACGCGACGCGTTAATCGCGGACGACGAACACTAACCCGCAGATATTTCA gTGGCTTGGCCATACCCGGATGGGCCCTAATCGTTTGTGTGGCCATTGCCGAGTTGCTGGTCGGTGGCGCCCTCTACTTTGTTATGTATAAGGTGATTTTGGCCAAGGAGCCCGATGAAGCTACCACCTATACGCCGGCTCAGACCCATGAGACGGCCGCCAGTCCAACCCCAACACATGCGACAACCGTTGCCTAA
- the LOC6638685 gene encoding ammonium transporter Rh type B-A: MHSPTAKVSGYIVLMIVQIIFLILFWLFVRYEKAVLPQAIGAEDAGSANEHVSKYPQFQDIQVMIFIGFGFLMTFLRKYGYSATGYTLFMAALVVQWSILMKGFLHMESGKISLSLENIIDADIAAAVPLISMGALLGRTTPIQLLCMSIFEVALFAANEYLALNVLSICDCGGSITVHAFGAYFGLAVALMLRPASDQNEAGKHEGANYLSDISAMIGTTFLWVYWPSFNSVLADGAGGERAILNTFLSLAAATVTTFVVSALVSHENKLDMVHVQNSTLAGGVAVGTVCNLLLGAHGAVLIGIIAGTVSVLGYRYLTPWLTSNLRLHDTCGVHNLHGLPALISAIASAIYASMVTVDDYQSELEDIFPAMVGNNGTATKIMGGLGRNASSQAGYQLFGIVVTLLIAIGGGILTGAVLKYTNFRNLQKDEHHLDEQYWEVPALENKEE, translated from the exons ATGCATTCGCCAACTGCCAAAGTGTCGGGCTATATAGTCCTGATGATTGTGCAAATAATTTTCCTGATTCTATTCTGGCTGTTCGTGCGTTACGAGAAGGCTGTTTTGCCCCAGGCAATCGGTGCTGAAGACGCTGGATCAGCAAACGAACACGTTTCAAAATATCCGC AGTTCCAAGATATTCAGGTGATGATCTTCATTGGCTTCGGATTTCTGATGACTTTCCTGCGCAAATATGGATACAGTGCCACAGGATATACATTGTTTATGGCCGCTTTGGTGGTGCAATGGTCAATTCTGATGAAGGGATTCCTTCACATGGAGTCGGGCAAAATTAG CTTGTCTTTGGAGAACATCATCGATGCGGATATTGCCGCCGCTGTGCCCTTAATTAGTATGGGAGCACTGCTGGGAAGGACCACGCCAATTCAATTGCTTTGCATGTCCATCTTCGAGGTGGCACTGTTTGCCGCCAACGAGTATTTGGCCCTGAATGTCTTGAGT ATCTGTGACTGTGGCGGCTCTATAACGGTGCATGCCTTTGGTGCCTATTTCGGTCTCGCTGTGGCCCTAATGCTGCGTCCAGCAAGCGATCAGAACGAGGCCGGAAAGCATGAAGGAGCCAACTATTTGTCGGATATTAGTGCAATGATCGGCACTACTTTCCTGTGGGTCTATTGGCCCAGCTTTAACTCGGTTCTGGCTGATGGAGCTGGCGGGGAACGAGCCATTTTGAACACGTTTCTATCATTAGCCGCGGCAACAG TGACCACCTTCGTTGTATCCGCACTTGTCAGCCATGAGAATAAATTGGATATGGTGCACGTGCAGAACTCGACACTGGCCGGCGGCGTGGCCGTTGGCACCGTTTGCAACTTGCTTCTCGGCGCACACGGTGCTGTCTTAATTGGCATTATCGCCGGCACGGTTTCGGTGCTCGGCTATCGCTATTTAACC CCCTGGCTAACCTCCAACTTGCGACTACATGACACCTGTGGCGTACACAATCTACATGGCCTACCGGCCCTAATTTCGGCCATTGCCTCGGCTATTTATGCCTCAATGGTCACTGTGGACGACTACCAATCGGAGCTGGAGGATATTTTCCCAGCCATGGTGGGGAACAATGGCACTGCCACCAAAATTATGGGC GGCTTGGGCAGGAATGCTAGTTCGCAGGCGGGCTACCAACTGTTTGGCATTGTTGTGACACTCCTGATAGCCATAGGTGGTGGCATATTGACAG GTGCCGTTTTAAAGTACACAAACTTCCGTAATCTGCAAAAGGACGAACACCATCTGGATGAGCAATACTGGGAGGTGCCAGCATTGGAGAACAAAGAGGAATAG